The proteins below are encoded in one region of Segatella copri:
- a CDS encoding ABC transporter substrate-binding protein: protein MNKFKTFTALMLLLAIGFAGCGKSEAERHRLSKKEKARLDSLDRAALKIAVMPTMDCLPIFLACDDSIFQQQGVDVHLRRYTAQMDCDTAIERKRVEGAVTDLIRAHHIEKRGTALTYPISTNLYWQFITNKRSRISELKQLSDKMVAMTRYSATDYLATLAIDSGKPKYDAYKVQINDLNIRLRMLLNNEMDAMLLPEPQATKARLEQHVKLFDSRDKNLQLGVVAFRKKILSEPRRKDQVAKFIKAYNIAVDSINSRGVQHYARIITKYTGADAKTISNLPKLKYEHAMEPRRRDLAVAQK from the coding sequence ATGAATAAGTTCAAAACGTTTACAGCCTTGATGCTCTTGCTGGCTATAGGATTTGCAGGATGTGGCAAGTCGGAAGCAGAACGTCATCGCTTGAGCAAGAAGGAAAAGGCTAGATTGGATAGCCTAGACCGTGCTGCGCTGAAGATAGCGGTGATGCCAACAATGGACTGCCTGCCAATCTTTCTGGCATGTGATGATAGTATCTTCCAGCAGCAAGGTGTAGACGTACATTTGCGTAGATATACTGCACAAATGGATTGTGATACTGCTATCGAGCGCAAGCGCGTAGAGGGAGCCGTGACCGATCTGATTCGTGCTCATCATATAGAGAAACGGGGTACTGCTTTGACGTACCCTATTTCTACCAATCTTTATTGGCAGTTTATCACCAATAAGCGTTCGCGTATATCAGAACTGAAACAACTGTCAGATAAGATGGTGGCAATGACCCGCTACTCTGCAACTGATTATCTGGCTACTTTAGCAATCGATAGCGGTAAGCCTAAATATGATGCTTATAAGGTTCAAATCAACGATTTGAACATCCGTCTGCGTATGTTGCTTAACAACGAGATGGATGCCATGTTGCTGCCAGAACCTCAAGCTACCAAAGCCCGACTTGAACAGCATGTAAAACTCTTTGATAGCAGAGATAAGAACTTGCAGTTGGGTGTTGTGGCTTTCCGCAAGAAAATACTTTCAGAGCCGCGCCGTAAAGACCAAGTTGCTAAGTTTATCAAGGCGTATAATATTGCTGTTGATAGCATAAACAGTCGTGGGGTACAGCATTATGCAAGAATCATCACAAAATATACGGGTGCCGATGCTAAAACCATCAGTAATCTTCCAAAACTTAAATATGAACACGCTATGGAACCAAGACGTCGTGACCTGGCTGTAGCACAAAAATAA
- a CDS encoding class I SAM-dependent rRNA methyltransferase → MYKSVYLKKGKEESLKRFHPWIFSGAIQAMDEGIEEGDIVRVFTRSGEFIAIGHYQIGSIAVRVLSFRDIEIDEEYWCARLDSAYKMRLALGIAGNSSNTTYRLVHGEGDNLPGLVIDCYGPTAVMQAHSVGMHVCRMEIAKALKKVMGEALENIYYKSETTLPYKADLRQENGFILGGDADDVAVENGLKFHIDWLRGQKTGFFVDQRENRSLLEHYAKGKSVLNMFCYTGGFSVYAMRGEAKAVHSVDSSAKAIELTNENIALNFPEDARHEAICEDAFKYLDEHDQQYDLIVLDPPAFAKHRAALRNALKGYTRLNVKGLQRIKKGGILFTFSCSQVVTKDQFRNAVFTAAAQAGRKVRILHQLHQPADHPINIYHPEGEYLKGLVLYVE, encoded by the coding sequence ATGTATAAAAGCGTATATTTAAAGAAAGGTAAGGAAGAATCGCTCAAGCGTTTTCATCCATGGATCTTCTCGGGTGCTATCCAGGCAATGGATGAGGGCATAGAGGAGGGCGACATTGTGAGAGTGTTTACCCGTAGTGGTGAATTCATTGCTATAGGTCATTATCAGATCGGTTCTATCGCTGTACGTGTTCTTTCTTTTAGAGATATTGAGATTGATGAGGAGTACTGGTGTGCCAGATTGGATTCGGCATATAAAATGAGACTCGCTTTGGGTATTGCCGGTAATTCATCCAATACTACTTATCGCTTGGTTCATGGTGAGGGTGATAACTTGCCGGGACTTGTTATCGACTGCTATGGTCCTACTGCTGTCATGCAGGCTCACAGTGTGGGTATGCATGTTTGCCGCATGGAGATAGCCAAAGCCTTGAAGAAGGTGATGGGCGAAGCACTGGAGAATATCTACTATAAGAGTGAGACAACCTTACCATATAAGGCTGACCTCAGACAGGAAAATGGCTTTATACTGGGAGGTGATGCTGACGATGTTGCTGTAGAGAATGGACTGAAATTCCATATCGACTGGTTGCGTGGTCAGAAAACGGGTTTCTTCGTAGATCAGCGTGAGAACCGTTCGCTGCTCGAGCATTATGCCAAGGGTAAGAGCGTGCTCAACATGTTCTGCTATACCGGCGGTTTTTCTGTTTATGCGATGAGAGGCGAGGCTAAGGCTGTTCACTCCGTAGACAGCAGTGCCAAGGCGATAGAATTGACCAATGAGAATATTGCGCTCAATTTCCCTGAAGATGCACGCCATGAGGCTATCTGCGAAGATGCCTTCAAGTATCTTGATGAACATGACCAGCAGTATGATCTGATAGTTCTTGATCCTCCTGCTTTTGCCAAGCACCGTGCGGCTTTACGCAATGCGTTGAAGGGCTATACCCGCCTGAACGTAAAGGGCTTGCAGCGTATTAAGAAGGGCGGCATCCTTTTTACCTTCAGTTGCTCTCAGGTGGTTACGAAGGATCAGTTCCGCAATGCTGTGTTTACTGCTGCAGCGCAGGCTGGAAGAAAGGTTCGCATCTTGCACCAGTTGCACCAGCCTGCCGACCATCCTATCAATATTTATCATCCGGAAGGTGAATATTTGAAGGGATTGGTTCTCTATGTAGAATAA
- a CDS encoding LolA-like putative outer membrane lipoprotein chaperone, giving the protein MKKILALAFVAMMSIGAMAQTAQQVLDKTAAVIGNKGGASANFKMSSSKYGSASGSIAIKGNKFNARTPQAIVWFNGKTQWTYLKKTNEVNVSNPTQAQQMSMNPYTFINIYKTGYKSTLKTAGSNYVVHLVANNQKRSVAEMYITINKKTHIPSVVKMRQGNTWSTITVSNFRAKSVSNSTFNFNSKECPGAEVIDLR; this is encoded by the coding sequence ATGAAAAAGATTTTAGCATTGGCTTTCGTTGCAATGATGAGCATCGGAGCCATGGCGCAGACTGCGCAACAGGTACTTGATAAGACCGCTGCCGTTATTGGCAACAAAGGTGGAGCTAGCGCCAACTTCAAGATGAGCAGCTCTAAGTATGGATCAGCAAGCGGCAGTATTGCCATCAAAGGCAACAAGTTTAACGCCCGTACCCCGCAAGCCATCGTCTGGTTCAACGGCAAGACCCAGTGGACTTATCTAAAGAAAACCAACGAGGTGAATGTCAGCAACCCTACACAGGCTCAGCAGATGTCCATGAACCCTTATACCTTTATTAATATATATAAGACTGGTTATAAGTCAACGCTCAAGACAGCAGGCAGTAACTATGTAGTACATCTCGTTGCCAATAACCAGAAACGTTCTGTAGCCGAAATGTATATCACCATCAACAAAAAGACACATATTCCATCAGTTGTCAAGATGCGACAGGGCAATACCTGGAGTACCATCACGGTAAGTAACTTCAGAGCCAAGAGCGTTTCTAACAGCACATTCAATTTCAACAGCAAGGAATGTCCAGGAGCTGAAGTCATCGACCTGAGATAA
- a CDS encoding DNA translocase FtsK: MAKKRTEKKTKTFSEAIGLQYIFNNTITDFFIGLALVVIAVVIIIAMISFLNTGANDQSLLENLKPGEWTNTEKQFQNYCGSWGAIVSYWLIVINFGFPAFLLPFFVIMVGLQMMHAYKLNLWKWFFCMIVIILWMSVTFAKFIAPIMPSLIFNPGGKHGLFVVQNLENIMGPPGLTAILFFVAVAFLTYLTTETITVIRKALNPIGYISNKVKFEITNHGKNRKDTEAIDEVYANAAYGAGTEDEKEEYKEEEPAKVIDLNLDPDQTFATPDTPSTPVEPEADGQEATGTEGDTEKDETIAIANGTLNENMSLIARQRELRTKRAEREALEKQAAEAAAASEHIGMDISVATADEKATGNTLSNAEVLNTPINPKEPFTRYKYPVLNLLKKYEDDGVSIDEEEQRANKNRIIEVLGNFGVQIKTIRATVGPTITLYEIQPAEGVRISKIKNLEDDIALSLAALGIRIIAPIPGKGTIGIEVPNAKANIVSMESTLNSKKFQETKMELPIALGKTITNEVFMVDLAKIPHLLVAGATGQGKSVGLNAIITSLLYKKHPNELKLVLIDPKKVEFSVYSRIANKFMAAVPDEEEPIITDVTKVVRTLNSLCVLMDSRYDLLKKAGARNIKEYNQKYINHKLKLTDGHEYMPYIVVIIDEFGDLIMTAGKEVELPIARIAQLARAVGIHMIIATQRPTTSIITGNIKANFPGRIAFKVTSAIDSKTILDRTGANQLIGRGDMLYLCGNEPVRVQCAFVDTPEIERINEYICEQPGPIEPMELPEPANDEGSAGGSGSISARELDPFFEEAAHAIVLSQQGSTSMIQRRFSIGYNRAGRLMDQMEAAGIVGAAQGSKPREVLIQDENQLNNLLMALRNS; this comes from the coding sequence ATGGCTAAAAAAAGAACTGAAAAAAAGACCAAAACCTTTAGCGAAGCTATTGGTTTACAGTATATTTTCAACAATACTATCACTGACTTTTTCATAGGATTAGCCTTGGTAGTCATTGCTGTGGTTATCATCATCGCTATGATCTCCTTTCTCAACACAGGAGCCAATGACCAGAGTTTGCTCGAAAATCTGAAGCCAGGCGAATGGACCAACACGGAAAAACAGTTTCAGAACTACTGCGGATCCTGGGGAGCCATTGTATCCTATTGGCTCATTGTCATCAATTTCGGATTTCCAGCCTTCTTGCTCCCATTCTTTGTCATCATGGTGGGATTGCAGATGATGCATGCCTACAAGCTGAACCTGTGGAAATGGTTCTTCTGCATGATTGTGATCATACTATGGATGTCGGTAACCTTTGCCAAGTTCATCGCACCTATCATGCCAAGCCTCATCTTCAATCCGGGCGGAAAGCACGGACTCTTTGTCGTGCAGAATCTGGAGAACATCATGGGTCCTCCAGGACTTACTGCCATTCTTTTCTTCGTGGCGGTAGCATTCCTCACCTATCTCACCACTGAAACTATTACGGTTATCAGAAAAGCACTCAACCCTATCGGTTATATATCAAATAAGGTGAAATTTGAGATTACTAACCATGGAAAGAACAGGAAAGATACGGAAGCTATCGACGAGGTATACGCCAACGCAGCATATGGTGCTGGCACAGAGGATGAGAAAGAAGAATATAAGGAAGAAGAACCTGCCAAAGTCATCGACCTGAATCTGGATCCGGACCAGACTTTCGCAACCCCAGACACACCTTCTACGCCTGTTGAGCCAGAGGCAGACGGACAGGAAGCTACAGGAACAGAAGGTGATACGGAAAAAGATGAAACCATCGCTATAGCCAACGGCACGCTGAACGAGAATATGTCACTCATTGCACGTCAGCGCGAACTCCGTACAAAACGGGCTGAACGGGAAGCATTGGAAAAGCAAGCTGCCGAGGCTGCTGCAGCTTCTGAGCATATAGGTATGGACATCTCTGTAGCCACAGCCGACGAGAAGGCTACAGGCAACACCTTGAGCAATGCAGAAGTACTGAATACTCCGATCAATCCGAAGGAGCCGTTCACCAGATATAAATATCCGGTACTCAACCTTCTGAAGAAGTATGAGGATGACGGCGTATCCATCGATGAGGAAGAGCAGCGCGCCAACAAAAACCGCATCATCGAGGTGCTGGGCAACTTTGGCGTACAGATCAAAACCATCCGTGCTACGGTTGGTCCTACCATCACACTCTACGAAATCCAGCCTGCAGAAGGCGTACGTATCTCTAAGATCAAGAATCTGGAAGATGACATCGCCTTGAGTCTGGCAGCTCTCGGCATCCGTATCATCGCTCCTATTCCAGGTAAGGGAACCATCGGTATTGAGGTACCTAACGCAAAGGCGAACATCGTTAGTATGGAAAGTACTTTAAACTCAAAGAAATTCCAGGAAACCAAGATGGAGTTACCTATCGCTTTGGGTAAGACCATTACCAACGAAGTGTTTATGGTTGATTTGGCAAAGATTCCTCACCTGCTTGTTGCGGGTGCTACCGGACAGGGTAAATCTGTAGGGTTGAATGCCATCATCACCTCTTTATTATACAAGAAACATCCAAATGAACTCAAACTGGTTCTCATCGACCCTAAGAAAGTGGAGTTTAGCGTCTACTCCCGTATTGCCAATAAGTTTATGGCTGCGGTTCCTGATGAGGAAGAACCTATCATAACCGACGTAACCAAGGTGGTTAGAACCCTGAACAGTCTGTGTGTACTGATGGATAGCCGTTACGACTTGCTCAAAAAGGCAGGAGCACGTAACATCAAAGAATACAACCAGAAGTATATCAACCACAAGTTGAAGTTGACAGATGGACATGAGTATATGCCATACATCGTGGTGATTATAGATGAGTTCGGTGATCTGATCATGACAGCCGGCAAAGAAGTAGAACTTCCTATTGCCCGTATCGCCCAGCTGGCACGTGCCGTGGGTATCCACATGATTATTGCCACCCAGCGTCCTACAACCAGCATCATCACGGGTAATATCAAGGCTAACTTCCCTGGCCGTATCGCCTTTAAGGTTACATCTGCCATCGACTCAAAGACCATTCTTGACCGTACAGGAGCCAACCAGCTGATTGGTCGTGGTGATATGCTCTATCTCTGCGGCAACGAACCTGTACGTGTACAGTGTGCCTTTGTTGATACACCTGAAATCGAGCGCATCAACGAGTATATCTGCGAACAGCCTGGCCCTATCGAACCTATGGAGTTGCCAGAACCAGCTAATGATGAAGGAAGCGCAGGTGGAAGCGGCAGCATCAGTGCCCGCGAACTGGATCCGTTCTTCGAAGAGGCAGCCCATGCGATTGTTCTTTCACAGCAGGGTTCTACCAGCATGATCCAGCGCCGGTTCAGTATCGGCTATAACCGTGCAGGACGATTAATGGACCAGATGGAAGCTGCAGGCATCGTAGGTGCAGCACAGGGCAGCAAGCCTCGTGAGGTACTGATACAGGATGAAAACCAGCTTAATAATCTGTTAATGGCACTTCGAAACTCTTAA
- a CDS encoding 3'-5' exonuclease: MMKIIFTSFDKAAITNLPRALFPGKIVVVDKPEDTEAAVNDLLSHYILGVDTETRPSFKRGQAYHVSLLQVSTHDTCYLFRLHHTGMTPAIIRLLEDTTVPKVGLSWHDDLLQLHKRAAFKAGYFIELQDVAKNFGIADMSLQKLYANLFHQKISKAQRLSNWEASDLKESQALYAATDAWCCINLYEEFKRLSATGDYELDELRV; the protein is encoded by the coding sequence ATAATGAAGATTATTTTCACTAGTTTCGACAAGGCGGCAATCACGAATTTGCCAAGAGCTTTGTTTCCTGGCAAAATCGTAGTCGTTGACAAGCCTGAAGATACAGAAGCGGCTGTTAATGACCTACTTAGCCATTATATACTGGGCGTGGATACTGAAACGCGCCCATCATTCAAGCGTGGTCAGGCTTACCATGTTTCGTTGTTGCAGGTGAGTACACATGATACATGTTATCTCTTCCGCCTGCATCATACGGGCATGACTCCTGCCATCATTCGCTTGCTCGAAGATACCACCGTGCCAAAAGTAGGACTTTCCTGGCACGATGACTTGCTGCAGCTCCATAAGCGAGCTGCTTTTAAGGCTGGTTACTTTATCGAGTTGCAGGATGTTGCTAAGAACTTTGGTATCGCAGACATGAGTCTGCAGAAACTATATGCTAACCTGTTTCACCAGAAAATCAGCAAGGCGCAACGGTTGAGCAATTGGGAGGCTAGCGATTTGAAGGAATCGCAGGCTCTCTATGCAGCTACAGATGCCTGGTGCTGCATTAATCTGTATGAGGAATTTAAGCGTTTGTCTGCTACAGGCGATTACGAGCTCGATGAACTCAGGGTATGA